In the genome of Actinomycetota bacterium, the window GAAAGAATGGGTCCGGCGCTTCGCCCTGAGGGGGTGGCTCCGGCTGCGCCGGTTCTGGGACACCCCCATCGCCCCGAAGGCTCACCTGCTTCCCCCCGAGGGGAAGCAGGTGAGGGGACCGGCTACTCGACCGTCCAGGTTCCTGCCGAGCGGAGAAGCTCGTCGAGGTCGCCGACGCCCTTCTTTTCCTGGGCAGTGTCGATCTGCTGCTGGAGAACGTCCTCATAGACCGGCCGCTCCACGCTCCGGAAGATTCCAAGCGGGGTGGGGCCGTGCGGGCCGTGCGACAGGCGGCTCAGTGCGAATGCAACGCTCGGGTTCACCGCGTGCGCGTCGTGCACGACGATCTGTGACGGATCGACGGATGCCGTCGGAACCACCTTCGCGGCGCCGTTCTCCAGGATCACCGCATGCTCGCCCTCGGGGCCGAACACGACCGGTTTGCCGTGCTCGAGATTGATCCGGTTCTCGTCACGAATCTGCTTCCCGGTCAGTTCCAGGAACGCATGATTGTTGAACACGTTGCAGTTCTGGTAGATCTCGATGAGCGCGGTGCCCCGATGCTCGTACGCGGCCCGGAGAATCTCCATCGTGTGCTTGCGATCCATGTCGATGGTTCGCGCCACGAACGAGGCCTCGGCGCCGAGCGCGAGGCTCACCGGGTTGAACGGCCGATCGATCGAACCCATCGGGCTCGACTTGGTGATCTTGCCGACTTCACTGGTCGGCGAGTACTGGCCTTTCGTGAGGCCGTAGATCTGGTTGTTGAACAACACGAGCTTGACGTTCACGTTGCGGCGCATCAGGTGGATGAAATGGTTCCCGCCGATCGACAGTGCATCACCGTCGCCCGTGGTCACCCAGACAGACAACTCCGGACGGGTGATTGCGATGCCGGAGGCGATCGCCGGGGCCCGGCCATGGATGGTGTGCATGCCGTAGGTGTTCATGTAGTACGGGAAACGGGAGGAGCAGCCGATTCCCGAGATCACGACGAAGTTCTCTTTCGGCAGGCCTGCCTCGGCGAAGAACGACTGGATGGATGCCAGAATGGTGAAATCCCCACAGCCGGGGCACCACTTGACTTCTTGATCGGACTGGAAGTCCTTGCGTGTATAGGTGAGTGTCTCGGTCATGCGAGGATCTCCCGGATCTTCTTCTCGACGGTCGATACCTTGAACGGGAACCCGGTCACCTGGTTGAGGCCCACGGCGGGCACCAGGTACTCGGCTCGGAGCAGATGACGAAGCTGCCCGGAGTTGACCTCCGGTACGAGAATCGTCCGATACTTCAACAGAATGTCACCGAGGTTGGCCGGGAACGGGTTCAGGTACCGCAGATGGGCTGTAGCGGCCTTCAAGCCGTCCTTGCGGACCCGCCTGACCGCCCCCATGATCGGTCCATACGTCGAACCCCAGCCGAGTACCAACAAGTCGGCGTCTTCGTCGCCTTCAACCTCCAACGAGGGAATGTCATTGGCGATGCCTCGGATCTTCCAGGCTCTGATGTCGGTCATCAGCTGGTGGTTGGCCGGATCGTACGAGACGTTTCCGATGACCTCCTGCTTCTCGAGGCCGCCGACACGATGTTCGAGCCCCGGTGTCCCCGGGATTGCCCACGGCCTTGCCAACGTCTTCTCGTCCCGCAGATATGGCAGGAAGCGCCCATCCGCGTTCGGTTCGACCGCGAAGGGAACGGAGATGTCCGGCAGCGAGTCGAGGTCCGGCAGCAGCCATGGTTCCGAGCCGTTGGCGATGTAGTTGTCGGACAGCAGGATCACCGGTGTCATGTACTTGAGAGCGAGTCTGGCCGCCTCGATCGCGGTATCGAACGCGTCGGACGGCGACTTGGCGGCAAGGATCGGCAGCGGAGCCTCCCCGTGGCGCCCATACATGGCGAAGAGCAGATCCGTCTGCTCGACTTTCGTCGGCAAACCCGTCGACGGCCCTGCCCGCTGAACATCGATGATCACCAGCGGCAGCTCGATGCTGACCGCCAGCGACACCGACTCACTCTTGAGGGCGAGGCCCGGTCCGCTGGTTCCCGTCGCGGCGAGGTGTCCGGAGAATGCAGCTCCGATGGCGGAGCCGATACCTGCGATCTCATCTTCCGCCTGGAACGTCATGACATCGAAATTCCTGCGCTTCGCCAGTTCCTGCAAAATGTCCGACGCGGGAGTGATCGGGTAGCTGCCGTAGAACAGCCGGAGCCCTGCCGCCTTTGCAGCGGCGATCAGTCCCCAGGACAGCGCCGTGTTGCCGGTCACATTCGTGTACTCGCCGGGTTCGAGGGCCGCTTTCCGAACGTGGAACGTGTGTTTGAACGCGGCCGTGTTCTCGCCGTAGTTGTAGCCACCCTTCAGGGAGGCGATGTTGGCTGCCGCGACCTCGGGTCTGGAGGCGAACTTCTTCTTGAGCCAGTCGATCGTGGGGTCGATCGGCCGGGTGAAGATCCATCCGAGCAATCCGAGCGCGAACAGGTTCTTGGATCGCAACGCATCTCTGCTGCTGACCCCGGTGTCCGCGACGGCGGCCTTCGTGAGACGTTCCATCGGCACCGCGAAGACCCGGTAGCCGTCCAGCGAACCATCTTCCAACGGATTGGATTCGAAACCGGCCTTTTTCAGGTTCCGAGGTTCGAAAGCGTCGGCGTTCGCGATGATCATGCCGCCTGGTTTCACGCCCTTGAGGTGTGCCTTGAGTGCGGCGGGATTCATTGCCACCAAGACGTCGGCTTCATCACCTGGCGTGAGAATGTCGAAATCTGCGATCTGCACCTGGAACGAAGAAACGCCGGCGACGGTACCGGCCGGTGCCCTGATCTCGGCGGGGAAGTTTGGGAATGTTGCGAGGTCGTTGCCGAACAAGGCCGAATCGCTTGTGAAGCGGGTCCCGGCCAGCTGCATGCCGTCACCGGAGTCGCCTGCAAAGCGGACGATGACCTTGTCGAGCTCTTCTACCTCGTGTGGTTCGAGAGTGGTTGTGTCGTTCGACACGTTGGTCCTTTCACGCGTAGAGCAGCCGTATCTCCCGGTGCTCGGCGTGAGTCTACCGATCCTGGCCGGTAGTCCAAGCAGGTGCCGACGTCAGGGAATCGGGGGCGGGGAGAAGGCCGCGATGCGAAGATTCTCAAGTGCCCTTCCCGTGGCGAGAAGGCGGTGTTCGGCCCACCGGGGAGCTATGAGTTGCAGGGAAGGAGGTGGTGTCCCCGGTGCGCGGAGCGGCACGCTCAAGGCCGGCACACCCATGTGGTTGACGAGTGAAGAGAACCACGAAAGTACCCTGCGATACGGGACACCATCGATGGTCGGTTCTCCGATCGTCTTGCGGGTTGCCGCGACCGTCGGTGTCAGAAGCAGGTCCACGTCCTGGAAGGCGAGCGCCGTCGCGTTGCGCAGCTTCGCCGTCCACTCGAGTGCGTCGATGTATTGATCGATCGTGATATCGAATGCGGTGCGCAGCCGTTCGGCCACGGCCGGACCGTAGGGTCGGTTCCCGAACCATGGGCGGTGAACGTTCGCGGCCTCACCGCCGACGATCCATCCACCGTACCGGGACGGCACGAGTGTCGGGGCCCGGAGTTCGGTGACGATCGCACCCGCGTCGGAGATTCGATCGATTGCGGTCGCGAATGCAGTTACGACGTTCGGGGCCGCGGGAGCGTCGGTGATCCATGGCTGGGGGAGACCGATGCGTATCCCGGAGAGGTCGGCTCGTGCCTCGTCGGGTATCGGTACCGGGCGGGGAGCCGACCACGGGTCGTGTGGATCGTGTCCTGCCAGAGCCGTGTACAGGAGCGTCACGTCTTCGACGCTTCGTCCGAGCGGCCCGACCGTGTCCAGTGATTTGGCGAGCGGGAACACTCCGGTGAGCGGAACCCGTCCGTGGGTCACCTTGAGCCCGACAACGCCGCACATGCCCGCGGGCACGCGCACGGAACCGCCCGTGTCGGTCCCGATCGCGGCGGCAGCGAGACCCGCGGCGACAGCGACGGCGGAACCTCCCGACGACCCGCCGGGGGAAGTCTGGGTATCCCATGGATTGCGAACGGGACCGAACCAGTGGTTCTCACTCGAGAATCCGTAGGCGAACTCGTGGAGGCCGGTCCTGCCGATGATTACGGCGCCGGCCGCTTCGAGGCGTTCGACGATGGTTGCCGATCGGTCGGCGATCCGTTTGTAGAAGCCCGAGCCACAGGTCGTGGGGAGTCCCGCCTGATCGATGAGATCTTTGAGGGCGATCGGAACCCCGGCGAGCGGCCCTGGATCCTGGCCCCGGGCAACCAGCTGGTCAATGATCTTCGCTCGTGCCAGCGCGCGCTCCTCATCGATGAGCGTGTAGGCGTTGAGCGTGTCCTGGTAGGACTTGCTGCGGTCCAGGGCGCTCGCGATCACTTCCACCGCGCCGATCTCACCTCGACGGACGGCTTCTGCGTTGCCGGAGACGTTCACCACTCGATGTCGAGAGTGTCGGGGAAGATCGAGATCCATGGTTTGCCCGGGGGGACCGTCAGGGTGGATCCGTCGGGGCGTTTCAGGTGGAAGACTTCCTCGGTGGAGTCTCTGGTCCACGTGCCCTCTTCGACCTCGCCTCCCGCGAACACGAGGACGCGGCCCGAACCGACGGTGTCCATGGCCGGGACGGACTTCCCGTCGGAAGGTTTGGGAGGCCGTGCCGTGTATCTGCGGGCGACGATCACGACGAGCGTGTCCGCTGCGATGGGGCCGGTTGTGCCATCTTTGGCGAGCCACTCGTGTGGCCTGCCGTCGGATGTGCGCGTGTAGTGCTCGCCGTCCCAGGTCCAGACGGTTCGTGGAGACCAGTAGAGGGTGATCTTGGTCGCGGGACCGTCGGGTTTGAGCGGTCCCCAGGTGAACAGGTTTGGTGGAGGTGCGTCGGGGAAGCGCAAAGAATCGGCGAGCGCGCGGAGCGCCGGAGTGCTGCCATACAGGTTATGGGGCGGTTTACGCAGGGAGATGCGGAACATCTCCGGTGAGGGCGCGTAGAGGAGGGGAACGTTCGCATTGCGGATGAAGCGGGTGATCCAGTTCGAAGCTCCGCTGATGGCGAAGGTCGCTCCAAGGGGTTTGATCAGTCCAGGGTCGGTTGGGCGTCCAGACCGGATCGGTCCGAGATACGTCGAATCACCCACATTGAACAGGGCTATGAATCGTGTGACCCCTTCGACGGGGAGTTCGATGATCGCGTCGGCGTCCGGCAGCCCCGACTGCGGGCGGGCAGCCGCGTGGTTGTCGATCTTGACGGCGAGCACTCTGCGGTCGATGAGCGCCGGATCGTCGACGGGAAGGCCGTTGAGTGGCGCGACCGGACCGTCGTAGACGGTCGTGGTGGTCGTTGGCTCGGCCGTCGTGGTCGTAGCGGCCGTGGTCGTGGTCGTCGCGGCCGTGGTTGTGGTGGTCGTCGTCACGGCTGCAGTCGTCGTTGCGGTCGTATCCGCGGCCTTCCCCGAGCAGGCCGTCGCGAGCAGAGAGAGGGCGAAGATCGTGATGAGGAGCGATCGCATGACGGAACGAGTGTAGCGATGCTGCCCGGTTTCCCGTTCCCGGCAGTTGACGCGGCCTCGTCACGGTGGGGCCGTTCTGCCGGATGCTCAGAGGAGCGGCATCAGTTCGGAGGCGATGCGTTCGAGTGTCTCGGTTTGCCGACTGTACGGCATCCCGGAGAACAGCGAGCGTGCCACGATGTGCAGGGGCACACCGACCCTGTCCCGCACGGCATGGAGCCGTTCTGCGATCTGCTCCGCGGGCCCGACCATCACCGATGCTCGCAGCTCCTTCTCGGAGGTCGGGTCGAGCGGTGGGGGAGCGGGAATCGGTCCCGTTCGACCGGCGGAGATCTCCATGTCCTCGTACTTCCAGCGCATGTGGTGGATGTGCTCGCGAATCTCCGACCAGCCCCGGTCTGCATCGTCGCTCGGGTAGATGATGGCGTAGTACGCCCAGGTGAAACGATCGGGATCTCGGTCGTGGCGGCGCATTTCCTCGGTCGCCATCTCGATCTGGGCCTCGAGGCCTTCGGGGGCCGCATTGGAGAAGAAG includes:
- a CDS encoding 2-oxoacid:ferredoxin oxidoreductase subunit beta; translated protein: MTETLTYTRKDFQSDQEVKWCPGCGDFTILASIQSFFAEAGLPKENFVVISGIGCSSRFPYYMNTYGMHTIHGRAPAIASGIAITRPELSVWVTTGDGDALSIGGNHFIHLMRRNVNVKLVLFNNQIYGLTKGQYSPTSEVGKITKSSPMGSIDRPFNPVSLALGAEASFVARTIDMDRKHTMEILRAAYEHRGTALIEIYQNCNVFNNHAFLELTGKQIRDENRINLEHGKPVVFGPEGEHAVILENGAAKVVPTASVDPSQIVVHDAHAVNPSVAFALSRLSHGPHGPTPLGIFRSVERPVYEDVLQQQIDTAQEKKGVGDLDELLRSAGTWTVE
- a CDS encoding 2-oxoacid:acceptor oxidoreductase subunit alpha, with translation MQLAGTRFTSDSALFGNDLATFPNFPAEIRAPAGTVAGVSSFQVQIADFDILTPGDEADVLVAMNPAALKAHLKGVKPGGMIIANADAFEPRNLKKAGFESNPLEDGSLDGYRVFAVPMERLTKAAVADTGVSSRDALRSKNLFALGLLGWIFTRPIDPTIDWLKKKFASRPEVAAANIASLKGGYNYGENTAAFKHTFHVRKAALEPGEYTNVTGNTALSWGLIAAAKAAGLRLFYGSYPITPASDILQELAKRRNFDVMTFQAEDEIAGIGSAIGAAFSGHLAATGTSGPGLALKSESVSLAVSIELPLVIIDVQRAGPSTGLPTKVEQTDLLFAMYGRHGEAPLPILAAKSPSDAFDTAIEAARLALKYMTPVILLSDNYIANGSEPWLLPDLDSLPDISVPFAVEPNADGRFLPYLRDEKTLARPWAIPGTPGLEHRVGGLEKQEVIGNVSYDPANHQLMTDIRAWKIRGIANDIPSLEVEGDEDADLLVLGWGSTYGPIMGAVRRVRKDGLKAATAHLRYLNPFPANLGDILLKYRTILVPEVNSGQLRHLLRAEYLVPAVGLNQVTGFPFKVSTVEKKIREILA
- a CDS encoding amidase; the protein is MVNVSGNAEAVRRGEIGAVEVIASALDRSKSYQDTLNAYTLIDEERALARAKIIDQLVARGQDPGPLAGVPIALKDLIDQAGLPTTCGSGFYKRIADRSATIVERLEAAGAVIIGRTGLHEFAYGFSSENHWFGPVRNPWDTQTSPGGSSGGSAVAVAAGLAAAAIGTDTGGSVRVPAGMCGVVGLKVTHGRVPLTGVFPLAKSLDTVGPLGRSVEDVTLLYTALAGHDPHDPWSAPRPVPIPDEARADLSGIRIGLPQPWITDAPAAPNVVTAFATAIDRISDAGAIVTELRAPTLVPSRYGGWIVGGEAANVHRPWFGNRPYGPAVAERLRTAFDITIDQYIDALEWTAKLRNATALAFQDVDLLLTPTVAATRKTIGEPTIDGVPYRRVLSWFSSLVNHMGVPALSVPLRAPGTPPPSLQLIAPRWAEHRLLATGRALENLRIAAFSPPPIP
- a CDS encoding DUF3048 domain-containing protein, which encodes MRSLLITIFALSLLATACSGKAADTTATTTAAVTTTTTTTAATTTTTAATTTTAEPTTTTTVYDGPVAPLNGLPVDDPALIDRRVLAVKIDNHAAARPQSGLPDADAIIELPVEGVTRFIALFNVGDSTYLGPIRSGRPTDPGLIKPLGATFAISGASNWITRFIRNANVPLLYAPSPEMFRISLRKPPHNLYGSTPALRALADSLRFPDAPPPNLFTWGPLKPDGPATKITLYWSPRTVWTWDGEHYTRTSDGRPHEWLAKDGTTGPIAADTLVVIVARRYTARPPKPSDGKSVPAMDTVGSGRVLVFAGGEVEEGTWTRDSTEEVFHLKRPDGSTLTVPPGKPWISIFPDTLDIEW